CTTAAAACTTTAACTGTTGAATCTCCCTTACATAAGGAAAGTGGCAAAGTGGGTTCAGAAATTGTTTTAAGTTACAAGCTCAATTGCTGTAAGTCAAAAGTCCCAAACCTGTAGAGATATTCTATTGTTTTTTTAAGTATAAATTCCTAGCTCCGTTATTGATGGCATAGTGCCTAATTTATTCATATAGATGGTCATGGAATGGAGCATTCCACGTGgaatcccccccccccttcttccCCCTACAACAAAAAAATATGACTATGTTATTGCAAATTATAAAGAATTTCAGCTATCGATGATTCAGTTTAAGGAAGCGTAAAGAATTCGGGCATTGGGgacaaataatttttgaaagtttgCAGTCTTGGATTTCTCTTCGAGTGTTTCTGGAGTATGCAACTTAGAAGCTTATATACAGACTGATAAATGATCTAAGGGCATGTTGATGGTCTTTGGCGGATTAATTTATCACGGTGTACCTTTGTTGATCTATTTATTCATCTTTATGGGTTTTGCCATTTGTTGCCATTTTTTATAGAATATGTAGTTGTTCAAACAGCTATGACATAAAGGAACTCAACTTTGAATCTTAAAGGTGGAACAGTCTGCTGTCTGTCAATATTATTGTCTTTTACCTCTCATTTATTAGTATAATGTAGTGTAGTACTTTTGGCTTCTCTGCCCGTATTTGACACGTGGTTCTTCTTTTTGAAGGTTGCAGGTAGTGTGACTTTTGTGGAGTTCCAAAGTTGTAGTGGTCTAAGTGAAACTTCTTTTATGTCCGAACAAGCCATCTTCTATTTGGGATCCATTGGATTGCTTGGAGAGTATTGTCCTACTTCAAGAAAAAAGAACCGTCATTTCTCAGGTTGGGTTGACTTTATGCATCTCGGATCATTACAGGAAGAACACATTGACTTCTGTGGTTGCTGTAAGGCACAACCTTCTCCCGACACACTGTACAATTGTTCTGCTGAAGAATTCACTGAAGATTCCTAACACTTCATCTGGGAATATCTCACTGAATCAAAGATGGCTTTGCAAAATATTGGTGCCAGCAACAGTGATGATGCCTTCTACAGGTATAAGATGCCCAGGATGATTACCAAGATAGAGGGGCGTGGGAATGGAATCAAGACAAATGTGGTGAACATGGTTGACATTGCCAAAGCTTTAGCAAGGCCCCCATCCTATACcacaaaatattttggaaatgaGCTTGGGGCTCAGTCAAAATTTGATGAAAAAACTGGAACTGCACTTGTCAATGGAGCTCATGAAACACCTAAACTTGCTGGTCTTCTTGAGAACTTTATTAAGAAATATGTGCAGTGCTACGGTTGTGGAAACCCTGAAACAGAGGTCATAATAACTAAGACTCAGATGATCCAACTGAAATGCGCTGCATGTGGTTTCCTTTCTGATGTGGACATGAGGGACAAGCTGACAACTTTTATACTGAAGAACCCGCCTGAGCCTAAGAAGGGCTCCAAGGACAAGAAGGCAATGAGAAGAGCTGAGAAGGAGCGAATGAAGGAAGGTGAGGCTGCTGATGAAGAGCAGAAGAAGCTGAAGACGAAGAAAAAGGTTTCCTCCAAAGATGCTAGTGCAAAACCCAGCTCTAAAAAGAAACATGGTGGCTCTGATGAGGATCGTGCTTCACCACCTAGAAACCATGTTAATGTGAAagaagaggaggatgaagaagatgatgatgatgatgtccaGTGGCAGACTGATACATCACTAGAAGCTGCTCAGCAGCGTATACAAGAACAGTTAaatgctgcaactgctgaaatggTTATGCTTTCAACAATTGAGTCAGAGAAGAAGTCCAAGGCAGCTACTCAAGCCCAAAGTCCTAAAGCAGCTGCTGCTGTGCCATCTAAGAATCATACGACCGAGAATGGAGAGACAAACCATGAGAGGCTCGTTGAGGAGGTGAAAACAAATATAAGAAAGGGAGTTGCTGCCAGCCAATTGCAATCCTGTTTGGGTTCACTCTCTGGGTCTCCTCAGGAAGTTATCACTGCTCTGTATGAGGCACTGTTGGATGGCATTGAGAAAGGATTTGCCAAGGAGGTTCTTAAGAAGAAAAGTTACCTTGCTGCTGTTTCTCAAGATGAGGAGTCACAGCTACGATTGCTTCGTGCTATAGAAGAATTTTGTGGGAAATACCCAGTTGCACTGAAGGAAGTGGCTCTGGTTTTGAAAGCTTTATATGATGCTGATGTGTTGGAGGAGGAATATATAGTACAGTGGTACGGCAAGGGTGCTACTGGGAACAATGACTCCAAAATTTGGAAGAATGTCAAACCCTTTGTCGAATGGCTACAGAGTGCTGAATCCGAGTCCGAGGAGGAATGATATCCCAAGTGTCAACTATCCGTTTTGCTGTCTTATGCTAGTTTGCTTTGCCTGAGATGCTACCATTTGGTTATTCACATGTTATGTTATTTTATGGTGTTTGTGTTATCTGTTTATGTTTGTTATTTTGTGATATTTGTGTTGTCTGTTTGTCTGTGTTGCAGACTCATGGGAAGTTCCTTTTGTAACTCTTTACATGAATAAAACTTCCTTTATTTAGTACTATTTCTTTAATATTCCCTAACGTTTCATGACGATTAGAAACGAAAGTATATCCGTTAATGGTTATTGATGTTATAACTAGGTTTTCTGAAATCATATAGCAACTTCACATTCATATTTTTTAGTAATTGGACTTCCCAGGTGTGTTGTCAGTTGTGTTTGAATAGGCAAACCAGAACCTGTAAGGTTTCCTTTGCTTATTCAATTATTTTTTCCTTCAAATCCTTTACTCGTTCAAACATTTACGCTTGTTAGTTACGTACTTTAGTTACATACTTCAATCGCCGATGAATGTAATAATATTGGTCATTACAAGTATCCAAAACAGTGAAAGCCGACAATGTAGCAGATTAGAACATGGCAAATTAGAGTTTGTTCTTCAACAACTTTTACTTCTTCTAAACATGGGTTTGCTACCATGGCTACTATCGACCTGGGCCCAAAGAAGGAAAACAATATATGGACTAACACGATGAGGTCCGTTAGCCGGTACATAGTTAAGGATAGAAGTCTTGCACATGACCCATGGTCTCGGTGTATCACTTGGTTAGCATTTATAGAATAAAATAACTAGCACTGGTTTTTCAATAGGGAAAGAGATAGGGGACAAGGAGTTGGCTGTAACTCCTTCGAAGATTTAATGTACTTTGGGACTCCTTGGACCAGGTTCATAACTGTGTTTGAAGTAGAACTATGTGAAATGGTTTGACACTAATAAAACTCCGTGCTAAATAAACAGACAATTTCAACCTACTATAGAACCTCATTCATCAGTTTACTAATTCCAAAGATTAAGAATTATTATCTTTGAGGAGTTCAAATTAACTTTTTACGTCATCAGGTTAAGATGATCTATACCAATAAGTAAAATTTAAAATAAGTCTAATCAGGTAATGTAGAAAATAAAGTCGATGATGATtagtattttttgttttcttagcTTTATGGGCTTCGGTTGTGGAAGCATATTCTATGATTAATCTGAaacctttttattattttaaggtTTGTTCTGTATAGGCGAAAACTTTATTTTTAGGAGTTTGACCTGGTCAACGGCGATAAGGTCTTTGAAGGCTGTGACGTGTCAACTTGACCCCAAAAGGTCGAGGTCAGGTGCAGAAGATAAATCATTGTCGAGGTCGAGATGGTCTAACTGAAGACGAGTACGAGGACGAGCACCAGCCTTCATATGAAGCGATGACTAGTTTCAGGTTTTAGATTCCTTAGAGAATATTTCGATGGATCATTCCTTTCTGTTGTACTATCTAGGGTTTTATGGCCCATGTATTATAAATAGGAAAAGAGGTAGTTGAAAAAAGGGATCGAAATTTTTTGTAAAGAATATCATTGACATTCTCTGTGCAAGATTCTCTCTTTATTGAATAGGAATAAAGCCTCACTTTACACTTCTTTCCTTTCATCCTTCTCTCTCGATCCAAGAAAAATCGAAATATTCAATTGTTTACCACCATCCATCATTGGTAGAAAGCATATTGGAAAATCTCACCCTTATCGGGTGAACTTTGTCTCATTTATTACTTAAATGCCATTTACTTATCATTTATTGTTGTATTTTATATTTGTAAGTTTTTATTGCTCCATCATTGTTCAAAGATAATATTGTCCGATACTACACATTAAATATTCTCCCTAAAAGTGCTAGATCTGCTATAGAATATTGATTTTAACATTGATTAACCCTATGTTTCTATAAATCTGGTTGTATAAAAACCTAGGTCAAATTTTTAGGTCATACAGTTTGgcgtcgtctgtggggatttATAGTCGAACTATCAATTTTCATTCAGATCTACAATATCTCATAACCTGTCACCCTAACGTATTGTAAAGCTACCCTTTTTTCTCTTTGTATACAAGGATTCCATGGCAAGTAATAAATAAAAAGGAACAAGACCAGCGGACAATGTCCCGCTCAACCTAATAAGTGCCATCGATGAAGGGTACAAAACTCAAGATGAAGAAGTAACCCCCACGGCATCCCCCAGATTAGGGAAGTGGCCAACACCCTTCTGTAGCATAACCAAACCAAACGAAAAAGAGGCTTCCACTTTCGTGGAAGAAGGAGCACCACCCGCTATGAAAAAGCTCTAAGAGGCTTGGCTAACGGACACTTTGGTCATCGTGATGAGTAAGCAAGCCTCATGTACGACCGAGAAAACCCTAAGGATCCCTACAACACAACGTAAGAATGGACGAGACGACCAGCTGAACCCTCCTACTTCAGGTAACATCCATACAATTGCTAACAGTACAAGTGACAACTTCCTCACCGTCGTGTTAAAGAGAATGGAAGAAATGGAGAACTAGAACAAGGCACTCAAGGAACAGATGAAGTAGCACCAAGAATGGGTAGACAAGATACCGAGTGCCTCCAAATTATTACCAAAAAGAGACACCGGCAGGTTCGTGAAACAACCGTACAGGGAAGAAGCATATCCTCATGCCATACTAAAAACTTTCAAAATGCCCTCGTACCTTAGAATCTATGACAAGGCAACTAATTTCGAGAACCATGTAACCCATTACGTCACCGCAGTGAAAGGCAACGACCTCACCAAAGAACAGATGTCCTCCATGTTATTGAAAAAGTTCGGTGAAACCCTCAAATGAGGTGAGGGGTGCTGACTTGGTATTCACAATTGTCGGCCTATTCCATAGAAACATTCAAAGAGATGTCACACAAGTTCGAAATGGCACATGCCGGGGCCAAGAAAGCTGAAACAAGGGTAAAAATATCTTCGCCATCAGACAATCCCCAGGGGAAGGACTGGGGGACTTTTTAGCTCGATTCAACAGGGTGAGGATGACCTTACCAAATGTCTCCGAAGGGATGGCCGTAGCAGCCGAACGGGCTGGACAGAGAAGGTtcaaaagcgaccaaaaagctaCTGAGGTTAACTATCAACATGATCAGTCCCAAAACAGAAGAATGGAACTATACGATCGAAGTAGTTGATAAAGGTCATTCCAAAGAGgacaaagagaaaacaaaaaaatatcaacTCATGACTCTACAGGATAAAGAGGTAttgttttttaaatttataaatttgCCAACAATAACTGAATTAATCCATTTATTTTCTCATATATTACAGTTTGCTCATATTAAAATTTGGTATATTTTGTTGGTAACTTTTCTCcaatttattttaatatgattttAATCTAATTGCATCTTATTTTCTTATAGGAAAATCAAGTTCAGGCCATTGTGTTCAATGCTGAAATAATGCATTTTGAAGATCTATTTGATCCTTTCCGCACTTACTTGGTGTCAGTTGCACAGGTGAAGGAGTCATCTTATTTATATGTAAATCCACTTAACAAATTCACTTGGACAATTTATATAAGCACCATTGTTTATCCAATTGAAAAGGTCACTCCTCTTGAGGATTCATTACATCCGCCAATGCGGCTAACTCTCACAACGGTTGACACTTTTAAATATCAATCCTTTAACGACCCGGCTGGTTATTTTAAGAGTATTAGCCTCGAACCCCTATTTACTGCTTCATCTATCTCATTATATTGTTATGTGGCTCGTTGGGAGGTTTTATTTTTGGTTTCGGAGTCAtatgggacacatagtccctaataGGGAGGTTTAAGTCGTAAGAATTGACTGTAATTTGAATTGTATGAAGATGACTCCGGAATAGAGTTTTGATAGTTTCAATAACTCCGTAGGGTGGTTTTGGTCTTAGTAACATGtccggatgttgatttggaggtcaATAGGTCATTTTCGCGTTAATTGGCGAAAGTCGGATAGTTGGatgaattttggaaagtttgaccgagggcggactttttgatatcgggttcgaattttgattccagaagttggatTAGGTTAGCAATGTTAAAtttgacttttgtgcaaaatttaaggtcaaccGGACTTGATTTCATAGGTTTCAGCGTCGGATGTAGAAGTTAgaagttttaaagttcattaggcttgtaTCAATATGCAAATTCGTGATTTTACCGTTGTTTGAGGtaatttgaaggctcgactaagtccgtatgatattttaggacttctTGGTATATTCGGGCGGGGTCCTGGAGGCCCCGGGTGTGATTCGGATTGAACTCGGAGCAATTTTGGACTTGTGAGAATGGCTGAAGTGCACCAGTTCTGGTGCAATCGCACTTGCACAAGATTGACCTCAGGTGCAagctcgcagaagcggaaatgctAGGGAGGCATGTTGATCACAGAAACGGACATGGTCCGCAGGAGTACGTGCACAGGAGCACGTGCGTAGAAACGCTCCTTGGTCGCGCGTGAGCATTTGGGTCCATAGAAGCGGACGTGTCTAGACTAAGTGAGAACCGCATCTGCAATGGAAATACCACAGGTGCAGAGCCGAAGATGCGACTTTGGGTTCGCAGGTGCGACTTCGCTGGGTAGAAAAGGGCCAATTTCGAGGGATTAATTTCATTCCCTATTTTtgaacctagagagctcggattaaggcaaaattttaagagattttcagaggaaacAATTGGGAAAGGACTCTACGCTCGTTTTTTTATTATCCtccactaatctatcattaatttcttCGTTTAGTTAAGGAGTTGGGTTGAGAAATTTGGGGGGGGGGAAGGTGGAAGAAACTTAGGCCaaattttgaggttttgatcgaggttttggtatcagatttgtgtaattttggtatgggtggACTCATGGTTGTATGGGTGTTCGTATTTTGTGACATTTACctgatttcgagacatgggcccggatTGACTTTTTTGGGTGATTTCCTAATTTCTTGGTAAAGTCGTGATTTCTTtatttagattagtttcttatagttatatttatagtatgtaattgcttttggatagatttgggccattcggagtcgGAAAGTCGAGGAAAAGGAGTTCTTATTGAGTGGTTGAgcttgatttgaggtaagtaccttgtctaaccttgtgtgggaaaaATTCCTCTTATGTTTTGGTactgttatagtatttgaaataCGTGAAGGCCgtgtatgcgaggtgacgagtgcgtactcggGTTAAGTGTTGAAAAATCCGATTTTTGCTGAGTAGTCTTCTTTTAATCCCTTAACTGAATTGCCTTAGCATGTGTAGTTATCATGTTTAGCTTAATATCGCATGTCTACGTGTTTAATCATTATTTGTAATATGTGCTACATGCTTAGTTGAATTCCCGTTTTCCTTGATTTTGTATTCAGTCTATAACTATAGGATTCCTTGTTGTAAATTTGTTGATACATCTGCTACgagttgtgtatttacttttgggactacgtgGCTAATAGAGGATGGAAAGTGCATGTTTTGAGTGTTTTTGTATGTTATTTCGTGTGTAAGTTGCGGGAGTTCACATCGCTTTTGAAGTGAAAATATGCTCATTACGTGTGTCTTATGTGTAGGGATAAACTTGCGCGGAAAAGGATCAAATGGGAGAAAAATTAGTGTAAAAAGAGCTGAAGAGAAAAGTCCCGGACAACGAAGCAAGGTTCACTTCGCCAGACCGGGACCGAAGCAGAAGAAATCAGGAAAGTCTGGGACAACAAGTGAGGGTCACTTTACCAGATCGGGACTGGAGCAGAAAAACTCAGCTTTTCCAATCCGAATTAGAGAACCGCATTCGGCCCAACTCAACCCTAGACCATATAAATATAAAAGTTAGCCACTTTTTGAAGGGAGAGAAGACTTAGGAGAGGTAAGAACACGCTTGGAGTAAGGAGAAGGATTCAACTTCACGTTTTTTCCTCTTTCTTCCTAATTTTCCATTATTATGAATTCTAATCTTGTATTTGTGCAAACAATTATGAGTAGATGAATTCTCATCTagggtttgatggaacctattgaaggatgattttTCCATTATGTTTAATATAATTTTTCCATTTacttttctctacttgttcataGAGAAAGTTTGACAAGCTAAGAAAGTCTCGTTGAAAGAAGGAACTCAGACTGTGACGACTGTTTTCACTAGTTTCAAAGGCTTGATTGACCCTTGGGATTGAATCTGGTTAGGGAGTGCCCTCATAAAGACTTATCACATCGAATTGATGAAATCATTCTGTTGTGTAAAACCAGTGAAGGTGGTGGTGCTCAAACACCAAGTGGGGTTGGGGAGCGAAATTGCTAGTTttctttattattgttgttgtcggttgaagggccctcaattgattgtgcctatttagtgtgtgcTGCTCGTGAGAGTAcgcatttaggtagttgttgaacaacaacTCTCCTAATGTATTTGAGAGATCAATACAGAAGGTTTAAAGGCGGGACTAGAGATAACAAAACCTTGGTGTGATCACAGTGAGAGGTGAATTAGTGCAGCTAGCGTAATTCGAGAGAATACGTCTAGTAAATTATGGTAGTTGATCGAGAGAGAGATACACACTCAAAGTACTCACTATTGATAGAGAATACTTAGGTGAATTTATAGGAAACGTAGCAGGGGAgattccgacaataggggaaatcaaAACCTTAGACCTTTCCAATCTTGTCTACAATATTTACTTTGTTAGTATTAAAATTACAGCTTTTTAATTAccctgcttttagttaataaacaaTCAACTCGCTATTCAGTATTTTTGAAGGTTTATTACTTGAATTCTTGCGAAACTAGTGGTTGTGATTagtaggttaattctctgtgggattcgactccggacttgtaaatcgaattatatttgcaacgatcgCTAGACCTCTTAAgaggcatagttgggcatgattaaattttggcgccgttgccggggaattaatgGTGTTATTAATTTTAGCTAGAAGAATTGCTAAGATTCTTAGTATAATCAATTTTCTTCATTTTAAATTAATTATattgaaattctaacgtttgtAGTCTTGGGTgttacaggtgcatgcctagaaacttaTCAAGAACTGGTGAATGTTTTGAAGCATTATCGGATTTAGAGAAAGCTTTCAAGGCATTAAATCGTGCAAACAAGAAGGATAAACAACAATAGTACTCAACAGAATGAATCGAACTAGACATGGGTGATGTTACAGACGATTAAAACAACCGAAACAATGTGAATGACCTGAACAATCAGGGTATGgaacctcttgtgccagaagcgGCCTTGTATGATTGGGCACAACCCACCACTGAAAATCTGGCAACCGCAATTGCAGTCCCTCAGATACAAGCGAAATCATTTCAAATTACAAACACCATGCTACATTTGTTGCAGAACAAGGGACTGTTCTCAGGGTCTTACATTGAAGATCCTCAACTATATCTGAAAAATTTCCTGTCGATTTGTGTCACGCAAAGGCAACCAAATGTGACACCGGAACCAATAAgtttgttgttgtttccattctcagtgacaagAGAAGATCAAACTTTGGCTAAATTCGCTCCCCATAaactccatcactacttgggaggaattagtcaagtAGTTTTTGAACAAATTCTACCTACCCAATAAGACTACCAAGCAAGTTGATGAGATCTTGAGCTTCAGGTAGAAACCAGTAGAAACATTGCAAGAGACGTGAGGAGAGATTCAAAAAGATGTTGGTTAAGTGTCCACATCATGAAGTTCCAGATCAGATGTTAGGAAAAAGGTTTTACATGGGATTGACAAATAGCTTGAAGGCCAACATTGATGCTACAGcgggtggagcatttttgagcaaatcaTTTAGAGAGTGTAAGGTTATGCTAGATAAAATGGCTCAAAACTCAGGATGGATGACAAGAGACACTACAATCACACCTGTAGTTCACTCAGTAGCTTTGGACCCAAACAACTCCATAGCGGAGATTATGGCCACTCTAATGACACAAATGAGTATCCTCACCAAGACAATTGATGAATCAGGCCAAAAGCAGGTACACATAGTTGAAACGACTAATGAGGGCTTATGTACACTATGCATTAACCAACCATATTTGTGCTCGTGGAGTGGTAAAAGTGACAACCAGAACTATCAGAAAAATATGAACTATGTGGGCAACTATGGAGGACAGAGGCAAGGTGGTCAAAATTGGGGGTAGTAGAATCAACAGTATAGACcatcacaacaacaacaatcctgGAGCTATGCAAATATATGGTCAAGTTGCGCCTTACCAACGGTAACAGGGATACAATCAGCAAAATCAACAACTAGCTTATCAACAACCTCAACAATAACAAATAGCGAAACAAGATGATGGGTTGCCTGAAATTAAAGGAATGCTGCAACAACTAATTGGGTCCAATGGAAAAATGCAATAGAAGGTTGAAGCATATGACTCAGCGATAAAAGGCATTGAGATTCAATTAGGGCAGATATCTATGGCTTTGAATAATCATCGCCAAGGGACACTACCCACGGACACACATGTCAATTCGAAAGAGCAGAGGCCGAAGCAGCTAATGGCGGTGAGTTTGAGAAATGGTAGAGATCTTGATAAAGAGCAAGAAATTGCTTGCAAGAATCGACCAACTGAGATACTTGTGCCAGTACCAATTCAGATAGATGAGTCAACAAAGCTAACAGAAGTAAGAGTGCAGCCAACCCAAGAGGAACTGAACAAAGAAAAAGAGGTTGCAAAGAAAACTGAGAAAGTGCAAGAAAAGACATTAGAAAAAGTGTCTGATCAAGATCTAACTCAAATCACAGGAGAGAAGCGACCGCCAACACCCTTCCCGCAGAGGTTGGCCAAATATCAGAAGGATGAGCAATATAAGAAATTCATGGAGATGTTGAAGCAGATTCAGGTGAACATTCCACTGATTGATGCCTTAAGggagatgcctagttatgcaaaaatgatgaaggacttgatgtcttGCAAGTTCAGCTTTCAAGACATGGCAACTGTGACACTAACCCAAACCTGCAGTGTTGTTGTAACAACACCTATTGCGGAGAAGCTATCTGACCCAGGAAGTTTCACAATTCCGTGCACCATAGGCAACAATGCTTTTGCTAAAGCATTGTGTGAT
This genomic stretch from Nicotiana sylvestris chromosome 9, ASM39365v2, whole genome shotgun sequence harbors:
- the LOC104221886 gene encoding eukaryotic translation initiation factor 5-like; amino-acid sequence: MALQNIGASNSDDAFYRYKMPRMITKIEGRGNGIKTNVVNMVDIAKALARPPSYTTKYFGNELGAQSKFDEKTGTALVNGAHETPKLAGLLENFIKKYVQCYGCGNPETEVIITKTQMIQLKCAACGFLSDVDMRDKLTTFILKNPPEPKKGSKDKKAMRRAEKERMKEGEAADEEQKKLKTKKKVSSKDASAKPSSKKKHGGSDEDRASPPRNHVNVKEEEDEEDDDDDVQWQTDTSLEAAQQRIQEQLNAATAEMVMLSTIESEKKSKAATQAQSPKAAAAVPSKNHTTENGETNHERLVEEVKTNIRKGVAASQLQSCLGSLSGSPQEVITALYEALLDGIEKGFAKEVLKKKSYLAAVSQDEESQLRLLRAIEEFCGKYPVALKEVALVLKALYDADVLEEEYIVQWYGKGATGNNDSKIWKNVKPFVEWLQSAESESEEE
- the LOC104221887 gene encoding uncharacterized protein, which produces MLVKCPHHEVPDQMLGKRFYMGLTNSLKANIDATAGGAFLSKSFRECKVMLDKMAQNSGWMTRDTTITPVVHSVALDPNNSIAEIMATLMTQMSILTKTIDESGQKQKVEAYDSAIKGIEIQLGQISMALNNHRQGTLPTDTHVNSKEQRPKQLMAVSLRNGRDLDKEQEIACKNRPTEILVPVPIQIDESTKLTEVRVQPTQEELNKEKEVAKKTEKVQEKTLEKVSDQDLTQITGEKRPPTPFPQRLAKYQKDEQYKKFMEMLKQIQVNIPLIDALREMPSYAKMMKDLMSCKFSFQDMATVTLTQTCSVVVTTPIAEKLSDPGSFTIPCTIGNNAFAKALCDLGAGINLMPLSIYKRELKMRLNDEEIPFNVQKSMRQPNDFANYSLIEVMNVILEEEDEALTA